One Acyrthosiphon pisum isolate AL4f unplaced genomic scaffold, pea_aphid_22Mar2018_4r6ur Scaffold_21109;HRSCAF=23054, whole genome shotgun sequence DNA window includes the following coding sequences:
- the LOC100572202 gene encoding protein KRTCAP2 homolog, translating into MAVSTGMSFLISTLLALSLFSVMQLNSKWLTSSSVLVIGTGFLGSVLFTLSLTVSFIVYKFSKYLYNQSITHLTCLQ; encoded by the exons ATGG CTGTTTCCACCGGCATGTCGTTCCTTATATCAACGCTATTAGCATTGTCACTGTTCTCGGTCATGCAGCTCAACAGCAAATGGTTGACGTCTAGTTCAGTGTTGGTCATAGGTACTGGTTTTCTTGGCTCAGTGTTGTTTACACTATCCTTGACTGTATCCtttattgtttacaaattttCTAAGTACTTATACAATCAATCTATTACTCATTTAACATGTTTGCAATAG